Proteins from a genomic interval of Quercus lobata isolate SW786 chromosome 11, ValleyOak3.0 Primary Assembly, whole genome shotgun sequence:
- the LOC115968634 gene encoding cycloartenol Synthase-like isoform X3: MWKLKFSEGNDVRLESANNHIGRQYWEFDPNLGTTQEQAQVEKARDEFKKNRFQDKQSSDLLMRLQVIGLSITGALNAILPLEHRHEIHRYLYNHQMSHRSSRVKEPVIDVPSPLFQNGLDIRLKIQIVRDSGLPSIYRHSQAFL; the protein is encoded by the exons ATGTGGAAGCTGAAGTTTAGTGAGGGCAATGATGTGAGGCTTGAAAGCGCAAATAATCATATTGGAAGGCAATACTGGGAGTTTGACCCGAATCTCGGAACAACCCAAGAGCAAGCTCAAGTGGAGAAAGCTCGTGATGAGTTTAAGAAGAATCGGTTTCAAGATAAACAAAGTTCTGATCTCCTAATGAGACTTCAG GTAATTGGCTTATCTATAACGGGGGCCCTTAATGCAATCTTGCCTCTTGAGCATCGACATGAGATACACCGCTATCTCTACAACCATCAG ATGTCTCACCGTTCCTCTCGAGTAAAAGAGCCTGTGATTGATGTTCCATCTCCCCTGTTTCAAAACGGACTCGACATTCGTCTCAAGATTCAAATAGTGAGAGATTCAGGACTCCCTTCAATTTATAGACATTCTCAAGCATTTTTGTAG
- the LOC115968634 gene encoding cycloartenol Synthase-like isoform X2, with protein sequence MNGGGFSSTEKRFSESETMWKLKFSEGNDVRLESANNHIGRQYWEFDPNLGTTQEQAQVEKARDEFKKNRFQDKQSSDLLMRLQVIGLSITGALNAILPLEHRHEIHRYLYNHQMSHRSSRVKEPVIDVPSPLFQNGLDIRLKIQIDL encoded by the exons ATGAATGGTGGAGGATTTAGTAGTACTGAGAAACGT ttttcggAGTCTGAAACAATGTGGAAGCTGAAGTTTAGTGAGGGCAATGATGTGAGGCTTGAAAGCGCAAATAATCATATTGGAAGGCAATACTGGGAGTTTGACCCGAATCTCGGAACAACCCAAGAGCAAGCTCAAGTGGAGAAAGCTCGTGATGAGTTTAAGAAGAATCGGTTTCAAGATAAACAAAGTTCTGATCTCCTAATGAGACTTCAG GTAATTGGCTTATCTATAACGGGGGCCCTTAATGCAATCTTGCCTCTTGAGCATCGACATGAGATACACCGCTATCTCTACAACCATCAG ATGTCTCACCGTTCCTCTCGAGTAAAAGAGCCTGTGATTGATGTTCCATCTCCCCTGTTTCAAAACGGACTCGACATTCGTCTCAAGATTCAAATA GATCTTTGA
- the LOC115968634 gene encoding cycloartenol Synthase-like isoform X1, giving the protein MNGGGFSSTEKRFSESETMWKLKFSEGNDVRLESANNHIGRQYWEFDPNLGTTQEQAQVEKARDEFKKNRFQDKQSSDLLMRLQVIGLSITGALNAILPLEHRHEIHRYLYNHQMSHRSSRVKEPVIDVPSPLFQNGLDIRLKIQIVRDSGLPSIYRHSQAFL; this is encoded by the exons ATGAATGGTGGAGGATTTAGTAGTACTGAGAAACGT ttttcggAGTCTGAAACAATGTGGAAGCTGAAGTTTAGTGAGGGCAATGATGTGAGGCTTGAAAGCGCAAATAATCATATTGGAAGGCAATACTGGGAGTTTGACCCGAATCTCGGAACAACCCAAGAGCAAGCTCAAGTGGAGAAAGCTCGTGATGAGTTTAAGAAGAATCGGTTTCAAGATAAACAAAGTTCTGATCTCCTAATGAGACTTCAG GTAATTGGCTTATCTATAACGGGGGCCCTTAATGCAATCTTGCCTCTTGAGCATCGACATGAGATACACCGCTATCTCTACAACCATCAG ATGTCTCACCGTTCCTCTCGAGTAAAAGAGCCTGTGATTGATGTTCCATCTCCCCTGTTTCAAAACGGACTCGACATTCGTCTCAAGATTCAAATAGTGAGAGATTCAGGACTCCCTTCAATTTATAGACATTCTCAAGCATTTTTGTAG